The proteins below come from a single Parafrankia discariae genomic window:
- the fusA gene encoding elongation factor G, translated as MAADARAALAATRNIGIMAHIDAGKTTTTERILFYTGVNYKIGEVHEGGATMDWMEQEQERGITITSAATTCSWRDHTINIIDTPGHVDFTVEVERSLRVLDGAVAVFDAVAGVEPQSETVWKQADRYDVPRIAFVNKMDRVGAEFHRCVDMMVDRLDATPAVIQLPWGVEADFRGVIDLIRMKGLLWHTEDKGASFETVDIPSDHAEAAQEWREKLVETVAENDDELMELYLEGVEPTEEQLMAALRRATVASKINPVLCGSAFKNKGVQPMLDAVVDFLPSPTDIGSVTGHAVGKEETEIVREADDDAPFSALAFKIMSDPYVGKLTYIRVYSGKITSGTAVLNSTKDRKERIGRILQMHANHREDRDGVGAGQIVAVVGLKNTTTGDTLCDPNSPVILESMIFPAPVIDVAIEPKTKADQQKLGTAIQRLTEEDPTFQVRTDEETGQTVIAGMGELHLEVFVDRMRREYGVEANVGKPQVAYRETIRRKVEKVDYTHKKQTGGSGQYARVIIDLEPSGGDGGGYEFENKVTGGRIPREFIPSVDAGCQEAMEFGVLAGYPLVDVKVTLRDGQFHEVDSSELAFKIAGSMAFKDAARKADPVILEPLMSVEVTTPEDHMGDVIGDLNSRRGQIQAMDERGGSRIVKALVPLSEMFGYVGDLRSKTSGRASYSMQFDSYAEVPQNVAKEIIAKARGE; from the coding sequence ATGGCTGCTGACGCACGTGCCGCACTGGCCGCGACCCGAAACATCGGGATCATGGCCCACATCGACGCAGGCAAGACCACGACCACCGAGCGCATCCTCTTCTACACCGGTGTGAACTACAAGATCGGTGAAGTCCACGAGGGTGGCGCCACGATGGACTGGATGGAGCAGGAGCAGGAGCGGGGGATCACCATCACCTCCGCCGCCACCACCTGCTCCTGGCGTGACCACACCATCAACATCATCGACACCCCGGGCCACGTCGACTTCACCGTCGAGGTGGAGCGGTCGCTGCGCGTCCTCGACGGAGCGGTCGCGGTGTTCGACGCCGTCGCCGGCGTCGAGCCGCAGAGCGAGACGGTCTGGAAGCAGGCCGACCGCTACGACGTCCCGCGGATCGCGTTCGTCAACAAGATGGACCGGGTCGGCGCCGAGTTCCACCGCTGCGTCGACATGATGGTCGACCGGCTGGACGCGACGCCCGCCGTCATCCAGCTGCCCTGGGGTGTCGAGGCGGACTTCCGCGGCGTGATCGACCTGATCCGCATGAAGGGCCTGCTCTGGCACACCGAGGACAAGGGCGCCTCGTTCGAGACCGTCGACATCCCGAGCGACCACGCCGAGGCCGCGCAGGAATGGCGGGAGAAGCTGGTCGAGACCGTCGCCGAGAACGACGACGAGCTCATGGAGCTCTACCTCGAGGGCGTCGAGCCCACCGAGGAGCAGCTCATGGCGGCGCTGCGGCGGGCCACGGTGGCCAGCAAGATCAACCCGGTGCTCTGCGGTTCCGCGTTCAAGAACAAGGGCGTGCAGCCCATGCTCGACGCGGTCGTCGACTTCCTCCCCTCGCCGACGGACATCGGCTCGGTGACCGGTCACGCGGTCGGGAAGGAAGAGACCGAGATCGTCCGCGAGGCCGACGACGACGCGCCGTTCTCGGCGCTGGCCTTCAAGATCATGTCGGACCCGTACGTCGGCAAGCTGACCTACATCCGGGTGTACTCCGGCAAGATCACCAGCGGTACCGCGGTGCTGAACTCGACCAAGGACCGCAAGGAGCGCATCGGCCGCATCCTGCAGATGCACGCCAACCACCGGGAGGACCGGGACGGCGTGGGCGCGGGTCAGATCGTGGCCGTGGTGGGCCTGAAGAACACCACCACCGGCGACACGCTCTGTGACCCGAACTCGCCGGTCATCCTCGAGTCGATGATCTTCCCTGCCCCGGTCATCGACGTCGCCATCGAGCCGAAGACGAAGGCTGACCAGCAGAAGCTGGGCACCGCGATCCAGCGGCTCACCGAAGAGGACCCGACCTTCCAGGTCCGCACCGACGAGGAGACCGGTCAGACGGTCATCGCCGGGATGGGTGAGCTGCACCTCGAGGTCTTCGTCGACCGGATGCGCCGTGAGTACGGCGTCGAGGCGAACGTCGGCAAGCCGCAGGTGGCCTACCGCGAGACCATCCGCCGCAAGGTGGAGAAGGTCGACTACACCCACAAGAAGCAGACGGGTGGGTCCGGCCAGTACGCCCGGGTGATCATCGACCTGGAGCCCTCCGGCGGCGACGGCGGCGGCTACGAGTTCGAGAACAAGGTGACCGGCGGCCGCATCCCACGGGAGTTCATCCCGTCGGTGGACGCCGGCTGCCAGGAGGCCATGGAGTTCGGTGTCCTGGCCGGTTACCCGCTCGTGGACGTCAAGGTCACGCTGCGGGACGGCCAGTTCCACGAGGTCGACTCCTCCGAGCTCGCGTTCAAGATCGCCGGCTCGATGGCCTTCAAGGACGCGGCACGGAAGGCCGACCCGGTCATTCTCGAGCCGCTGATGTCGGTCGAGGTCACCACGCCCGAGGACCACATGGGCGACGTGATCGGCGACCTGAACTCGCGTCGTGGGCAGATCCAGGCGATGGACGAGCGG
- the rpsG gene encoding 30S ribosomal protein S7 — protein sequence MPRKGPAPKHPVVVDPVYGSPLVTALVNKVLLSGKKSVAERIVYGALEGAKNKTGNDPVVTLKRALDNVKPTLEVRSRRVGGATYQVPVEVRAGRSTTLALRWLVGYSRGRREKTMTERLMNELIDASNGLGASVKRREDTHKMAESNKAFAHYRW from the coding sequence ATGCCGCGCAAGGGGCCCGCGCCCAAGCACCCCGTCGTCGTCGACCCGGTCTACGGCTCGCCGCTGGTGACCGCCCTGGTCAACAAGGTGCTGTTGAGCGGCAAGAAGTCGGTCGCGGAGCGCATCGTGTACGGCGCGCTCGAGGGTGCGAAGAACAAGACCGGCAACGACCCGGTCGTCACGCTCAAGCGTGCGCTGGACAACGTGAAGCCCACGTTGGAGGTGCGCAGCCGCCGAGTAGGTGGCGCCACCTACCAGGTTCCGGTCGAGGTCCGCGCGGGCCGCAGCACCACGCTCGCGCTGCGCTGGCTCGTCGGGTACTCCCGCGGTCGTCGTGAGAAGACGATGACCGAGCGCCTGATGAACGAGCTGATCGACGCGAGCAACGGCCTCGGCGCGAGTGTGAAGCGCCGGGAGGACACCCACAAGATGGCGGAGTCCAACAAGGCCTTCGCCCACTACCGCTGGTAA
- the rpsL gene encoding 30S ribosomal protein S12: MPTIQQLVRKGRQDKVEKTKTPALKGSPQRRGVCTRVYTTTPKKPNSALRKVARVRLNSGIEVTAYIPGVGHNLQEHSIVLVRGGRVKDLPGVRYKIVRGALDTQGVRNRKQARSRYGAKKEKG, encoded by the coding sequence TTGCCCACGATCCAGCAGCTGGTCCGCAAGGGCCGGCAGGACAAGGTCGAGAAGACCAAGACCCCGGCACTCAAGGGGAGCCCGCAGCGTCGTGGCGTGTGCACCCGCGTCTACACGACCACCCCCAAGAAGCCGAACTCGGCGCTGCGCAAGGTGGCTCGCGTCCGGCTCAACAGCGGGATCGAGGTCACGGCCTACATCCCCGGGGTCGGTCACAACCTGCAGGAGCACTCGATCGTCCTGGTGCGTGGTGGCCGTGTGAAGGACCTCCCGGGCGTTCGCTACAAGATTGTCCGGGGCGCTCTCGACACGCAGGGCGTCCGTAACCGGAAGCAGGCTCGCAGCCGCTACGGCGCGAAGAAGGAGAAGGGCTAA
- the mug gene encoding G/U mismatch-specific DNA glycosylase, protein MPAALRSPKPPRRPRPDRAELLAAYGKTVPDLVGPETRVLLCGINPSLESGATGFHFGTPSNRLWPVLHFAGFTGRRLHPSETEQLRARGIGITNLVHRSTARADEIADDEIRAGVPVLIELVERIRPEWVAFLGLAAYRLGFGRRTAKVGRQPERLGPAGVWLLPNPSGLNAHYQLPDLVRVYGELREAAFGPVTATTPAADPGSGPDPGSGHSDD, encoded by the coding sequence GTGCCGGCGGCGCTGAGGTCACCGAAGCCGCCGCGACGGCCCCGGCCGGACCGTGCGGAGCTTCTCGCGGCCTATGGGAAGACCGTCCCGGACCTCGTCGGCCCGGAGACCCGGGTGCTGCTGTGTGGCATCAATCCGTCGCTGGAGTCCGGCGCCACCGGGTTCCATTTCGGGACGCCCAGTAATCGGCTCTGGCCGGTCCTGCACTTCGCCGGGTTCACCGGGCGCCGGTTGCATCCGTCCGAGACCGAGCAGCTGCGGGCCCGGGGCATCGGAATCACGAATCTGGTGCACCGCTCGACCGCTCGCGCCGATGAGATCGCCGATGACGAAATCAGAGCCGGCGTGCCGGTACTCATTGAGCTTGTCGAACGGATCCGCCCGGAATGGGTCGCCTTTCTCGGGCTCGCCGCGTACCGCCTCGGCTTCGGGCGGCGGACGGCGAAGGTCGGCCGGCAGCCGGAACGCCTCGGGCCCGCCGGGGTGTGGCTGCTACCGAACCCCAGTGGGCTGAACGCGCACTACCAGCTGCCCGACCTTGTCCGGGTCTACGGCGAACTGCGGGAGGCCGCCTTCGGGCCTGTCACGGCCACCACGCCGGCGGCGGACCCGGGCTCAGGTCCGGACCCGGGATCCGGTCACAGCGACGACTGA
- a CDS encoding DNA-directed RNA polymerase subunit beta': MLDVNFFDELRIGLATADDIRQWSFGEVKKPETINYRTLKPEKDGLFCEKIFGPTRDWECYCGKYKRVRFKGIICERCGVEVTRAKVRRERMGHIELAAPVTHIWYFKGVPSRLGYLLDLAPKDLEKVIYFAAYMITKVDIDARHRDLPTLEARIGVEKQQLEDKKNADVETRQRKLEEDLAQLEAEGAKGDARRKVRESAEREMRQIRDRSQRKIDDLDRVFDRFKNMKVQDLEPDELLFRELRDRFGQYFEGGMGAEALQHRLADFDLAAEAESLRETIRSGKGQKKARALKRLKVVSAFLNTRNSPMGMVLDCVPVIPPDLRPMVQLDGGRFATSDLNDLYRRVINRNNRLKRLLDLGAPEIIVNNEKRMLQEAVDALFDNGRRGRPVTGPGNRPLKSLSDMLKGKQGRFRQNLLGKRVDYSGRSVIVVGPQLKLHQCGLPKQMALELFKPFVMKRLVDLNHAQNIKSAKRMVERARPVVWDVLEEVITEHPVLLNRAPTLHRLGIQAFEPQLVEGKAIQIHPLVCTAFNADFDGDQMAVHLPLSAEAQAEARILMLSSNNILSPASGRPLAMPSLDMVTGVYHLSRVSEGAIGEGRLFSSVAEAQMAFDAREIHLQARIQVRLRESTPPAEWAPPADWLPGDPFTLETTFGRCLLNEALPEGYPFINAQLNKKAQAAIVNDLAERYPKIQVAATLDALKSAGFYWATRSGVTVAIEDVVAPPNKAQILDEYEQRAERVEKQFGRGFLSDEERRSELVQIWTEATNKIAEAMEANFPETNPVYTLVNSGAAGNMMQIRQLAGMRGLVSNPKGEIIPRPIKANFREGLTVVEYFISTHGARKGLADTALRTADSGYLTRRLVDVSQDVIVREEDCGTERGILTRIARKGPDGVLVRDRYAETSAYARSLASDAVDAQGEVVVPAGADAGDVVIGQIIEAGIESVRVRSALTCESRMGVCAHCYGRSLATGKLVDVGEAVGIVAAQSIGEPGTQLTMRTFHSGGVAGDDITQGLPRVVELFEARSPKGKAPISEVVGRVKIEETEKTFKVVIVPDDGSEEIAYPVSRRSRLRVREGERVDVGAQLIDGAVDPHEVLRILGPRQVQLHLVDQVQEVYRSQGVSIHDKHIEIIIRQMLKRVNVLESGETTLLPGELVERARFEGENRRVVETGGQPASARPVLMGITKASLATESWLSAASFQETTRVLTDAAINARSDSLVGLKENVIIGKLIPAGTGISRYRNIRVEPTDEARAAMYSVSGYEDGGSVEYGAFGTGSGQAVPLDEFDYRSSGDYR, encoded by the coding sequence TTGCTGGACGTCAACTTCTTCGACGAGCTGCGCATCGGCCTGGCCACCGCGGACGACATCCGCCAGTGGTCGTTCGGTGAGGTCAAGAAGCCGGAGACGATCAACTACCGCACCCTCAAGCCGGAGAAGGACGGGCTCTTCTGCGAGAAGATCTTCGGTCCGACCCGGGACTGGGAGTGCTACTGCGGGAAGTACAAGCGGGTCCGGTTCAAGGGCATCATCTGTGAGCGCTGTGGCGTCGAGGTCACCCGCGCCAAGGTGCGCCGCGAGCGGATGGGCCACATCGAGCTCGCCGCCCCCGTCACCCACATCTGGTACTTCAAGGGTGTGCCGAGCCGGCTCGGCTACCTGCTCGACCTGGCGCCGAAGGACCTCGAGAAGGTCATCTACTTCGCCGCCTACATGATCACCAAGGTCGACATCGACGCGCGGCACCGCGACCTGCCGACCCTCGAGGCCCGTATCGGCGTCGAGAAGCAGCAGCTCGAGGACAAGAAGAACGCCGACGTCGAGACCCGCCAGCGCAAGCTGGAGGAGGACCTGGCGCAGCTCGAGGCCGAAGGTGCCAAGGGCGACGCCCGCCGCAAGGTGCGTGAGTCGGCCGAGCGTGAGATGCGCCAGATCCGGGACCGCTCCCAGCGCAAGATCGACGACCTGGACCGGGTCTTCGACCGGTTCAAGAACATGAAGGTGCAGGACCTCGAGCCCGACGAGCTGCTCTTCCGCGAGCTGCGCGACCGGTTCGGCCAGTACTTCGAGGGCGGCATGGGCGCCGAGGCGCTGCAGCACCGGCTGGCCGACTTCGACCTGGCCGCCGAGGCGGAGTCGCTGCGCGAGACCATCCGCAGCGGCAAGGGGCAGAAGAAGGCCCGCGCGCTCAAGCGGCTCAAGGTCGTGTCGGCGTTCCTGAACACCCGCAACTCCCCGATGGGGATGGTGCTCGACTGCGTTCCGGTGATCCCGCCGGACCTGCGGCCGATGGTCCAGCTCGACGGTGGCCGGTTCGCCACCTCCGACCTGAACGACCTGTACCGCCGGGTGATCAACCGGAACAACCGGCTCAAGCGGCTGCTCGACCTCGGCGCGCCCGAGATCATCGTCAACAACGAGAAGCGGATGCTGCAGGAGGCCGTCGACGCGCTGTTCGACAACGGCCGCCGCGGCCGGCCCGTCACCGGGCCCGGCAACCGTCCGCTCAAGTCGCTGTCCGACATGCTCAAGGGCAAGCAGGGCCGGTTCCGCCAGAACCTGCTCGGCAAGCGCGTCGACTACTCGGGCCGTTCGGTCATCGTGGTCGGTCCGCAGCTCAAGCTGCACCAGTGCGGCCTGCCCAAGCAGATGGCGCTCGAGCTGTTCAAGCCGTTCGTGATGAAGCGCCTGGTCGACCTCAACCACGCGCAGAACATCAAGTCGGCCAAGCGCATGGTCGAGCGGGCCCGTCCGGTCGTGTGGGACGTCCTCGAAGAGGTCATCACCGAGCACCCCGTGCTGCTCAACCGGGCGCCGACCCTGCACCGCCTCGGCATCCAGGCCTTCGAGCCGCAGCTGGTCGAGGGCAAGGCCATCCAGATCCACCCGCTGGTCTGCACCGCGTTCAACGCGGACTTCGACGGCGACCAGATGGCGGTGCACCTGCCGCTGTCCGCCGAGGCGCAGGCCGAGGCCCGGATCCTGATGCTGTCGAGCAACAACATCCTGTCGCCGGCGTCGGGCCGTCCGCTGGCCATGCCCAGCCTCGACATGGTCACCGGGGTGTACCACCTGTCCCGGGTGTCCGAGGGTGCGATCGGCGAGGGCCGGCTCTTCTCCAGCGTCGCCGAGGCCCAGATGGCCTTCGACGCGCGGGAGATCCACCTGCAGGCCCGCATCCAGGTGCGGCTGCGGGAGAGCACGCCCCCCGCCGAGTGGGCGCCGCCCGCCGACTGGCTGCCGGGTGACCCGTTCACCCTGGAGACCACGTTCGGGCGCTGCCTGCTCAACGAGGCGCTGCCGGAGGGCTACCCCTTCATCAACGCCCAGCTGAACAAGAAGGCGCAGGCGGCGATCGTCAACGACCTCGCCGAGCGGTACCCGAAGATCCAGGTCGCGGCGACGCTGGACGCCCTCAAGAGCGCCGGTTTCTACTGGGCCACCCGGTCCGGTGTCACGGTGGCGATCGAGGACGTCGTGGCCCCGCCGAACAAGGCCCAGATCCTCGACGAGTACGAGCAGCGGGCCGAGCGGGTCGAGAAGCAGTTCGGCCGCGGTTTCCTCTCCGACGAGGAGCGCCGTAGCGAGCTGGTGCAGATCTGGACCGAGGCGACGAACAAGATCGCCGAGGCCATGGAGGCGAACTTCCCGGAGACCAACCCGGTCTACACGCTGGTCAACTCCGGGGCCGCCGGAAACATGATGCAGATCCGGCAGCTCGCCGGCATGCGTGGACTGGTCTCCAACCCCAAGGGTGAGATCATCCCGCGGCCGATCAAGGCGAACTTCCGTGAGGGCCTCACCGTCGTCGAGTACTTCATCTCGACGCACGGTGCCCGTAAGGGTCTCGCCGACACCGCCCTGCGGACCGCCGACTCGGGTTACCTGACCCGTCGTCTGGTGGACGTCAGCCAGGACGTCATCGTCCGCGAGGAGGACTGCGGCACCGAGCGCGGCATCCTGACCCGGATCGCCCGCAAGGGTCCGGACGGGGTGCTGGTGCGCGACCGCTACGCGGAGACCTCCGCGTACGCTCGCTCGCTCGCCTCCGACGCCGTCGACGCCCAGGGCGAGGTCGTCGTCCCGGCAGGCGCCGACGCCGGCGACGTGGTCATCGGCCAGATCATCGAGGCCGGGATCGAGTCGGTGCGGGTGCGCTCGGCGCTCACCTGCGAGTCGCGGATGGGTGTCTGCGCGCACTGCTACGGCCGCTCGCTGGCCACCGGCAAGCTGGTGGACGTCGGTGAGGCCGTCGGCATCGTCGCCGCCCAGTCCATCGGTGAGCCGGGAACCCAGCTCACGATGCGTACCTTCCACAGCGGTGGCGTCGCCGGTGACGACATCACCCAGGGTCTGCCGCGTGTCGTCGAGCTGTTCGAGGCCCGCAGCCCCAAGGGCAAGGCCCCGATCAGCGAGGTCGTCGGCCGGGTCAAGATCGAGGAGACGGAGAAGACCTTCAAGGTCGTCATCGTCCCCGACGACGGCAGCGAGGAGATCGCCTACCCGGTCTCCCGTCGCTCCCGGCTGCGGGTCCGCGAGGGCGAGCGGGTCGACGTCGGCGCCCAGCTGATCGACGGCGCCGTCGACCCGCACGAGGTGCTGCGCATCCTCGGCCCGCGCCAGGTGCAGCTGCACCTGGTCGACCAGGTGCAGGAGGTGTACCGGTCGCAGGGTGTGTCGATCCACGACAAGCACATCGAGATCATCATCCGCCAGATGCTCAAGCGGGTGAACGTGCTGGAGTCGGGGGAGACCACGCTGCTGCCGGGTGAGCTCGTCGAGCGGGCCCGCTTCGAGGGCGAGAACCGGCGCGTGGTGGAGACCGGCGGCCAGCCGGCCTCGGCCCGCCCGGTGCTCATGGGCATCACCAAGGCCTCGCTGGCCACCGAGTCGTGGCTGTCGGCCGCGTCCTTCCAGGAGACCACCCGGGTGCTCACCGACGCGGCGATCAACGCCCGCTCGGACTCGCTGGTCGGCCTCAAGGAGAACGTCATCATCGGAAAGCTCATCCCGGCGGGTACCGGCATCTCCCGGTACCGCAACATCCGGGTGGAGCCGACCGACGAGGCGCGGGCGGCGATGTACTCGGTCAGCGGCTACGAGGACGGCGGCTCGGTCGAGTACGGCGCCTTCGGCACCGGATCCGGCCAGGCCGTCCCGCTGGACGAGTTCGACTACCGCAGCTCGGGCGACTACCGCTGA
- the rpoB gene encoding DNA-directed RNA polymerase subunit beta: MAASRSASRISFAKIIEPLEVPDLLALQTQSFDWLIGNDIWAERVQEAIDADRNDVPITSGLEEVFEEISPIEDFSGSMSLSFRDHRFEPPKYSVEECKDKDMTYSAPLFVTAEFTNNTTGEIKSQTVFMGDFPLMTPKGTFVINGTERVVVSQLVRSPGVYFEKAIDKASDKDLFSCKVIPSRGAWLEFEIDKRDTVGVRIDRKRRQSVTVLLKALGWDEARILERFGDFPSMRVTLEKDHTSSQDDALLDIYRKLRPGEPPTRESAQTLLENLFFNPKRYDLAKVGRYKVNKKLTLEVAHDVGVLTEDDVVRTIEYIVKLHAGQDPDNYEVDDIDHFGNRRLRTVGELIQNQVRLGLARMERVVRERMTTQDVEAITPQTLINIRPVVASIKEFFGTSQLSQFMDQTNPLAGLTHKRRLSALGPGGLSRERAGFEVRDVHPSHYGRMCPIETPEGPNIGLIGSLSTFARVNPFGFVETPYRKVESGRVTGQIDYLTADEEDRHVKAQANTPLNADGTFAEDRVLVRRKGGEVEFIPPDEVDYMDVSPRQMVSVATAMIPFLEHDDANRALMGSNMQRQSVPLLRSEAPLVGTGMEARAAKDAGDVVVCAQSGVVEDLSADYITVMHDDGTRRTYRLAKFRRSNQGTCINQKPIVFEGDRVEAGQVIADGPCTDNGEMALGKNLLVAFMPWEGHNYEDAIILSQRLVQDDVLSSIHIEEHEVDARDTKLGPEEITRDIPNVAEEVLADLDERGIIRIGAEVSPGDVLVGKVTPKGETELTPEERLLRAIFGEKAREVRDTSLKVPHGESGKVIGVRVFSREDGDELPPGVNELVRVYVAQKRKITDGDKLAGRHGNKGVIAKILPVEDMPFLPDGTAVDVVLNPHGVPRRMNIGQILETHLGWVAKTGWQVDSGTEDWKERLRGIGADAAPPGTNVATPVFDGAREEEITGLLDATLPNRDGQQMIGSSGKAELYDGRTGEPYPYPVAVGYIYILKLLHLVDDKIHARSTGPYSMITQQPLGGKAQFGGQRFGEMEVWALEAYGAAYALQELLTIKSDDVVGRVKVYEAIVKGENIPEPGIPESFKVLIKEMQSLCLNVEVLSSDGVSIEMRDTDEDVFRAAEELGIDLSRREPSSVEEV, encoded by the coding sequence TTGGCCGCCTCGCGTTCCGCTTCCCGCATCTCGTTCGCAAAGATCATCGAGCCTCTCGAGGTCCCGGATCTTCTCGCCCTGCAGACGCAGTCATTCGATTGGCTGATCGGCAACGACATCTGGGCGGAGCGGGTCCAGGAGGCCATCGACGCCGACAGGAACGATGTCCCCATCACCTCCGGGCTCGAGGAGGTCTTCGAGGAGATCTCCCCGATCGAGGACTTCTCCGGCTCGATGTCCCTGTCCTTCCGGGATCACAGGTTCGAGCCTCCCAAGTACTCCGTAGAGGAGTGCAAGGACAAGGACATGACCTACTCGGCGCCGCTGTTCGTCACCGCCGAGTTCACCAACAACACCACCGGTGAGATCAAGAGCCAGACGGTGTTCATGGGCGACTTCCCGCTCATGACCCCGAAGGGCACGTTCGTCATCAACGGCACCGAGCGCGTGGTGGTCAGCCAGCTCGTCCGGTCCCCGGGTGTGTACTTCGAGAAGGCGATCGACAAGGCGTCCGACAAGGACCTGTTCTCCTGCAAGGTGATCCCCTCTCGTGGGGCCTGGCTCGAGTTCGAGATCGACAAGCGGGACACCGTCGGCGTCCGCATCGACCGCAAGCGCCGCCAGTCGGTCACCGTCCTGCTCAAGGCTCTGGGCTGGGACGAGGCCCGCATCCTGGAGCGCTTCGGCGACTTCCCGTCGATGCGGGTCACCCTGGAGAAGGATCACACCTCCAGCCAGGACGACGCCCTGCTCGACATCTACCGCAAGCTGCGCCCGGGCGAGCCGCCGACGCGGGAGTCGGCGCAGACCCTGCTGGAGAACCTCTTCTTCAACCCGAAGCGCTACGACCTGGCCAAGGTCGGCCGCTACAAGGTGAACAAGAAGCTGACCCTCGAGGTCGCGCACGACGTCGGCGTCCTCACCGAGGACGACGTCGTCCGCACGATCGAGTACATCGTCAAGCTGCACGCGGGCCAGGACCCGGACAACTACGAGGTCGACGACATCGACCACTTCGGCAACCGGCGCCTGCGCACGGTCGGCGAGCTCATCCAGAACCAGGTCCGCCTCGGCCTGGCCCGGATGGAGCGTGTCGTCCGTGAGCGCATGACGACCCAGGACGTCGAGGCGATCACGCCGCAGACCCTGATCAACATCCGGCCGGTCGTCGCCTCCATCAAGGAGTTCTTCGGCACCAGCCAGCTCTCCCAGTTCATGGACCAGACGAACCCGCTGGCCGGCCTGACCCACAAGCGCCGCCTGTCCGCGCTGGGCCCCGGCGGTCTGTCCCGGGAGCGGGCCGGCTTCGAGGTCCGCGACGTGCACCCCAGCCACTACGGCCGGATGTGCCCGATCGAGACGCCGGAAGGCCCGAACATCGGCCTGATCGGCTCGCTGTCGACGTTCGCGCGGGTCAACCCGTTCGGCTTCGTCGAGACCCCGTACCGCAAGGTGGAGAGCGGCCGGGTCACCGGCCAGATCGACTACCTGACCGCGGACGAGGAGGACCGCCACGTCAAGGCGCAGGCGAACACCCCGCTGAACGCGGACGGCACGTTCGCCGAGGACCGCGTCCTGGTCCGCCGCAAGGGCGGTGAGGTCGAGTTCATCCCGCCGGACGAGGTCGACTACATGGACGTCTCGCCGCGGCAGATGGTGTCCGTCGCGACGGCGATGATCCCCTTCCTCGAGCACGACGACGCCAACCGCGCCCTGATGGGCTCGAACATGCAGCGCCAGTCGGTGCCGCTGCTGCGTTCCGAGGCGCCGCTGGTCGGCACCGGCATGGAGGCCCGTGCGGCCAAGGACGCCGGCGACGTGGTCGTCTGCGCCCAGTCCGGCGTCGTCGAGGACCTCTCGGCCGACTACATCACCGTCATGCACGACGACGGGACGCGGCGCACCTACCGGCTGGCGAAGTTCCGCCGGTCGAACCAGGGCACCTGCATCAACCAGAAGCCGATCGTGTTCGAGGGCGACCGCGTCGAGGCCGGCCAGGTCATCGCCGACGGCCCGTGCACCGACAACGGCGAGATGGCCCTGGGCAAGAACCTCCTGGTGGCCTTCATGCCGTGGGAGGGGCACAACTACGAGGACGCGATCATCCTCTCCCAGCGCCTGGTGCAGGACGACGTCCTCTCCTCGATCCACATCGAGGAGCACGAGGTCGACGCCCGCGACACCAAGCTGGGCCCGGAGGAGATCACCCGGGACATCCCGAACGTCGCCGAGGAGGTCCTCGCCGACCTCGACGAGCGCGGCATCATCCGGATCGGCGCCGAGGTGTCGCCCGGTGACGTGCTGGTCGGCAAGGTCACCCCGAAGGGCGAGACCGAGCTGACCCCGGAGGAGCGCCTGCTGCGCGCCATCTTCGGTGAGAAGGCCCGGGAGGTCCGGGACACCTCGCTGAAGGTGCCGCACGGTGAGTCCGGCAAGGTCATCGGTGTCCGCGTGTTCTCCCGCGAGGACGGCGACGAGCTGCCCCCGGGCGTGAACGAGCTGGTCCGCGTCTACGTGGCCCAGAAGCGCAAGATCACCGACGGTGACAAGCTCGCCGGCCGGCACGGCAACAAGGGCGTCATCGCCAAGATCCTGCCGGTGGAGGACATGCCGTTCCTCCCCGACGGCACCGCGGTCGACGTCGTGCTCAACCCGCACGGTGTGCCGCGCCGGATGAACATCGGCCAGATCCTGGAGACGCACCTCGGCTGGGTCGCCAAGACCGGCTGGCAGGTCGACTCCGGCACGGAGGACTGGAAGGAGCGGCTGCGCGGCATCGGCGCGGACGCCGCCCCGCCCGGGACCAACGTGGCGACGCCGGTGTTCGACGGTGCCCGCGAGGAGGAGATCACCGGCCTGCTCGACGCCACCCTGCCCAACCGGGACGGGCAGCAGATGATCGGTTCCTCCGGCAAGGCCGAGCTGTACGACGGCCGCACCGGGGAGCCGTACCCGTACCCCGTGGCGGTCGGCTACATCTACATCCTCAAGCTCCTGCACCTGGTCGACGACAAGATCCACGCCCGGTCGACCGGCCCCTACTCGATGATCACGCAGCAGCCGCTCGGTGGTAAGGCCCAGTTCGGTGGCCAGCGGTTCGGTGAGATGGAGGTGTGGGCGCTCGAGGCGTACGGCGCCGCCTACGCCCTGCAGGAGCTCCTCACGATCAAGTCGGACGACGTCGTCGGCCGAGTGAAGGTCTACGAGGCGATCGTCAAGGGCGAGAACATCCCGGAACCCGGTATCCCGGAGTCGTTCAAGGTCCTCATCAAGGAGATGCAGTCGCTGTGCCTCAACGTCGAGGTGCTGTCCAGCGACGGAGTCTCGATCGAGATGCGGGACACCGACGAGGACGTCTTCCGCGCGGCGGAGGAGCTCGGAATCGACCTGTCACGGCGCGAGCCCAGCAGCGTCGAAGAGGTCTGA